TTGGCTGAAAAAACAACCTCCATATCTGCATTTTTCTTATCAAAAAATTGTTTTGCTCCATAAATAAGAAGAGCAATTCCAACCCCTCCAACATATATAGGTAAATCGTAAATTATATTGGGATCTAAAATAATATTAAAAACAATTCCAAGTATCACGAAAAAAGCACCAATACCTAAAAATATTTTTCCAAAGTCTTTTCTCGAAATTATCTTTTCTCCATTCATTTTATTATACCTCACTTTCTTTCTCCTGATAAAAATCTTTTGTTACTAAAATTATATTTATAAAGGAGATATCTATTATTTCATAAATTCTGTAGCAAGACTCATAACTTTTACTGAATCCGCTTCATTCTTATCTAAAATTCCTGTAACTTTACCTTCACACATAACCATGACTCTATCAGACATACCAAGTAACTCTGGCATTTCAGAAGAAATCATAATAATTGATTTGCCTTTCTTAACCAATTCCTGCATGATTGTATAAATTTCATACTTAGCGCCTACATCAATTCCTCTTGTAGGTTCATCCAATATAAGAATATCTGGATTAGTAAGAAGCCAACGTGCAATTAAAACTTTTTGTTGATTTCCTCCCGAAAGGTTTTGAATTAATTGTTCCATACTTGGAGTTTTAGTTCTTAATTCTTGATTTGACTTTTTAGCAGCTTTATATCTGCTGCCTTCCTGTAATACTCCAAATTTTGCATAATCTTTTTGACTTGCAATTACTGTATTATCTAACACTGAGAGAATACCAAAAATTCCACTTGCACGTCTTTCTTCTGTTAAAAGTGCAAAGCCGTTTTCTTTTGCATCTCTCGGAGTTTTAATTTTTATTTCTTTTCCATCCTTGATTATTTCTCCACTTTGTATTTCACGAAGACCAAATAAAGCTTCTACTAATTCTGTACGTTGTGCACCAACAAGACCACCAATTCCTAATATTTCACCTTTACATAGTTCAAAATTTACATGTTGGAATGATTTTTTTATTGGAGAACATAGATTTTTCACCTTCAAAACTACATCCTTAGTTGGTTCATAATCACTTGGTGGGAATCTATTGGTCATATCACGACCAACCATACGATTTATAATTAAGTCTGTTGTAAGATCCTTTGCTTCCCAAGTTCCTACATACTGACCATCTCTCATAATTGTTACTTCATCAGATATTTTTAAAATTTCCTCCATTTTGTGCGATATATATATAATGGCACAACCCTTTTTTTGTAATTGCTTTATAATCTTAAATAAGTGCTTAGTTTCATTTTCTGTTAATGATGAAGTTGGTTCATCCATAATAATAATTTTTGAATTATAGCTAACAGCTTTCGCTATTTCTACTAATTGAAGACTAGATGGTGAAAGTTTTCCAGCCAATATTTCAGGATTAATATCTAATTCAATTTCTTCGAATAATTCTTTTGTTTTCTTTATCATAGTTTTTTTATCAACAGCAATTCCCTTCATAGGAAATCTACCAAGCCAAATGTTTTCCATAACTGGACGGAAACGAATTGGGTGTAATTCTTGATGTATCATCGATACTCCTAATTCTAATGCTTGTTTTGAAGTATTTATCTCAACTTTATTTCCATCTAATATTATTTCTCCACCATCTTCATGATAAATACCAAAAAGACATTTCATTAAGGTTGATTTTCCTGCACCATTCTCACCCATTAGTGCATGTACACTTCCCTTTTGCACTTTGAGTGTTACATTATCTAGTGCTTTTACGCCTGGAAATACCTTTGTAATGTTATTCATCTCCAGTACATATTCACCCATAAAGCCATCCTCCTTTTTAATTATTAATGATTAACAAGTAATGATGAATAATTGTGGTTGAAATCACTTCGTAATTTCTTTAAGTATATATTTTGAAATTACGGAGTAATTTCTTCCTTAACCATTCACCATTAATCATTAATTCTTAATTTAATTTATTTAATATACTTTGTATAGTTATCTTGAGTAACTTTTACATAGTTAATCCATACATATTTTCCATCTGTTACATCATAACCAATATTTTCTTTGTTTATTTCTTTTCCTTGAGCAGCTGCTATTGCAATATTTACAGTTGCCTTACCTTGATTTTCTGCATCATTTAATACTGTTCCAAGAAGTGATCCTTCTTTCATAGCTTGTAATGCTGGTGCTGTTGCATCAACTCCAACTACTGGAATATATTTGCTTGCATCACCTTTGTTATATCCTTCAGCTTTTAAAGCTTCAACAGCTCCAAGAGCCATATCATCATTGTTACAAAGAACAGCTTCTATCTTGCCTATACCTTGACCAGTTATAAATGCTTTCATAAGGTCAGTAGCTTTTGCTTTATCCCACATTGCTGTATCAGCAGCAAGTTTTTGTGTTTTAAATCCAGCAGCTTCAATAGCCTTTATTGAATATTCAGTACGAAGAGTTGCATCTTGATGTCCTGGTTCTCCTTGAAGCATTACATATTGGATTACTCCATCCTTGTTTTTATCTGCTTCTGGATGAGCTTTAAAATAATCGGCTATAATTTCACCTGATTGAGTTCCTGATTGTTCAGCTTTTGCCCCTACATACCAAACTTTATCATAACCATTCATATCATTTTTTTCAGGTTCACGATTTAAGAATACTATTGGAAGTTTCTTTGCTTTTGCTTTTTCAATAATTGGACCAGCTGCAGTTCTATCAACTGCATTTATTGCTAAAGCGTTTACACCTTTTGTAATAAATGTGTCAACTTGCTCATTTTGAGTAGGTTGCTTATTTTGAGAATCCACTAATTCAAGTGTTGATCCTTTTTCTTTAGCTTGTGCTTCCATTGCAGAACGAACACCAGTCATAAATGTATCATCAAATTTATAAATAGCAGACCCAACTAACACTTTTGAGCTATCAGCTTGTTTAGGTGCTTCAGCAGTACCAGCTCCACCTCCACTTTTACATCCTGTCACAGTAGCTGCAACTAAAGCAGTAGTCATAACAATTGCTAATAATTTTTTAAACCTTTTCATTTTTTACCCCTCCATGTTTCATTAAACTATTGTAAACATAATTTATTTTTATACCGTTTACATATCTGATTATAAATTAATTTGTATTTACTCTCCATACAAAATTCTTCACTCTTTTATCGAAATTCTTATATAAACATATTAATTTTTAACTTTTTATATTTAATTTATTAATTTCTTATAGTTTCATATGAAAAAAACTGCTCAAAAATCTATTAAATTTATGAGCAGCCCTTCTATACTTTTTGCAATTATCAATGTTCAATACCCCACAGGGTACCCTTTCAGGGCATCAATTATAAACGAATGCTTATTTTCTTCGGAAATCTTTAAGTTTTGAACAATTCTTTTTTGCAGCATATATTATTAAATATTTAAAATCTAAAATCACGTTTTCCTTCATTTAATTCTTCGAGATGTTCTAATACAATTTTTCTAACTTTTTCATTTGGAATGTTAGGAATTTCATTTCTTATAACTTCTTCACCTTTTTTCTTTGTATCTTCTGAAGCATAATCTTCTAAATATTCTTTTAAAGTCATAAGTGCGTTAGGTTGACAACAGTTTGCTATTTGTCCTGCCTTTACAAGAGTCATGAATCTATCACCTGTTCTACCTTCTCTATAACAAGCTGTACAGAAACTTGGTATATGTCCTCTTTCAAGCAACCAATTAACAATTTCATCTAGAGTTCTATCATCATTGACTTCAAATTGTGCTGAATTTTCTTCTTCTTTTTCCTTTTCAACATAACCACCAACACTTGTAGATGATGCACCACTTATTTGTGATACTCCAAGCTCAAGAACTTTTTCTCTTGTTTTTTGTGATTCTCTTGTTGATACTATAAGACCTGTATATGGTACTGCAATTCTAAGTACAGCAACAATT
The window above is part of the Clostridium saccharoperbutylacetonicum N1-4(HMT) genome. Proteins encoded here:
- a CDS encoding sugar ABC transporter ATP-binding protein, coding for MGEYVLEMNNITKVFPGVKALDNVTLKVQKGSVHALMGENGAGKSTLMKCLFGIYHEDGGEIILDGNKVEINTSKQALELGVSMIHQELHPIRFRPVMENIWLGRFPMKGIAVDKKTMIKKTKELFEEIELDINPEILAGKLSPSSLQLVEIAKAVSYNSKIIIMDEPTSSLTENETKHLFKIIKQLQKKGCAIIYISHKMEEILKISDEVTIMRDGQYVGTWEAKDLTTDLIINRMVGRDMTNRFPPSDYEPTKDVVLKVKNLCSPIKKSFQHVNFELCKGEILGIGGLVGAQRTELVEALFGLREIQSGEIIKDGKEIKIKTPRDAKENGFALLTEERRASGIFGILSVLDNTVIASQKDYAKFGVLQEGSRYKAAKKSNQELRTKTPSMEQLIQNLSGGNQQKVLIARWLLTNPDILILDEPTRGIDVGAKYEIYTIMQELVKKGKSIIMISSEMPELLGMSDRVMVMCEGKVTGILDKNEADSVKVMSLATEFMK
- a CDS encoding galactose ABC transporter substrate-binding protein, which codes for MKRFKKLLAIVMTTALVAATVTGCKSGGGAGTAEAPKQADSSKVLVGSAIYKFDDTFMTGVRSAMEAQAKEKGSTLELVDSQNKQPTQNEQVDTFITKGVNALAINAVDRTAAGPIIEKAKAKKLPIVFLNREPEKNDMNGYDKVWYVGAKAEQSGTQSGEIIADYFKAHPEADKNKDGVIQYVMLQGEPGHQDATLRTEYSIKAIEAAGFKTQKLAADTAMWDKAKATDLMKAFITGQGIGKIEAVLCNNDDMALGAVEALKAEGYNKGDASKYIPVVGVDATAPALQAMKEGSLLGTVLNDAENQGKATVNIAIAAAQGKEINKENIGYDVTDGKYVWINYVKVTQDNYTKYIK